GCCCTGGACATGCACATCTCGGTCCTGCGCCGCAAGCTCGGCGATGACGTCGCCGATCCCCGCCACATCGCCACCGTCCGTGGTGTCGGGTTCCGCTTCGACTCGTGACCTTCTCGACCCAGGTCCACCGCATGGTGGCTGCCGCCGTGGTCGGTGCGGCAGCCCTCACCGCGTTGGTCCTGGGCGTCGTGGCGATCGCGGCGACGGGCTCGCAGGGGGTGCGGGTCCTCGGGATCGACATGCTGGCGTGGATCCTGATCGCACCGGCCCTGGCCGTGGCCGCCAGCGGCGGCCTGGCGCTGGTCGTCCTGCGGTCCATCGACCGGCGGCGAGCCCAGGGGATCACCTACATCCACGACCAGGTGGCGGCGATCCGCGACGGCGGCGGAGCGCTTCCCCGCGCGGTCGTGGGCCTGAGCGACGTCGACGGGATCGCCGGGGAGCTCGCCCGGCTCGCGGGCGAGCTGGCCCAGCAGCGCGCGCTGGACCGTGACTTCGCCGCGGACGCCTCGCACCAGCTGCGGACCCCGCTGACGGCGCTGCTGATGCGCCTGGAGGAGATCGGGCTGACCGACGACATCGAGGTCGTGCGCGACGAGGCGGCCGTCGCGGTGACCCAGGTCGAGCGGCTCACCGGCGTCGTCGACACCATGCGCACCCGCTCGAAGGGGGAGAAGGCGCAGCTGCCCGAGATCTCCCTGGACTCCGTCCTCGCCGGCCTGCAGCGGGAGTACCAGCCGGCCTTCACCGCGGCCCACCGCAGCATGCGGGTGCAGGGCCCGCCGGGCCTCGCCGTCCGGGCCGCGCCGGTCGACCTGGCGCAGATCCTGCAGACCCTCATCGAGAACTCGCTCGACCACGGTGCCGGACGCGTCGAGATCGAGATGCGCGGCTCGGGAGGGTCGGTCGTCATCGAGGTCCGCGACGAGGGGGAGGGCGTGCCCGCGGCCATCGCGCCGCACATCTTCGAGCGCTCGGTCACCTCCCACGGCTCCGGCCTCGGCCTGGGCCTGGCCCGACAGCTCGCGGAGCGCAACGGCGGGAGGCTGCAGCTGGTGAGGACCCAGCCGGCCGTCTTCGCGCTCTTCCTGTCCGGGCCGGGGAGCCGCTGACCTCCGGCCCCGGGGCCAGCCGTGCAGCCGGTCCTGACCACGGCCTGACCACTCAGACCGTGGGAGGCTCGTCCAGCTCCTGGACGTCCGGCTCGTGCACCCGGGGCGAGGTGCCCTCGTCCATCGGTTCGTTGGCGAAGACGAAGCGCTTGTAGGCCCAGAAGCGGAAGAGCGTGCCCAGCCCGATCCCGATCACGGTGGCGATGTTGTCCGCCAACCGAGAGGTGTAGTCGAGGCCGTAGTGCGAGAGCACCAGGCAGGCCGTGGAGATGATCAGGGCCAGGCCGTTGACGACGAAGAAGAGGGTGACCTCGTGGTGGACCGGTCGCGAGCGCCGGTGGGCGAAGGTCCAGCTCCGGTTGCCGAACCACGCGAAGGCCGTGGCGGTCACCCCGCTGATGATGCGCGCCGTCGTCACCTTGTCGTCGAGGACGGTGTGCGTCAGGAGGTTCATCCCGCCCAGGTCGATGACGAAGGAGATCGCGCCGATGAGGCCGAACTTCGCCATCTCGTGCCACACAGTGTCGACAAGGCGTGCGAAGCCGCCTCGACGGCGCGCGGACGGCGTGCCGGTCGGGGCGTCTCGGGAGGCTTGCGTGGATTCGGACATCTCGAGCAGCGTAATCGCGGGCGGGCCGAATGCGCGCAACGTATCCTTCGGCACGTGTCGATTCCCCCCCGTGCCCCTGGTGGCTTCCCCGTCGTCGGCATCATCGGCGGTGGCCAGCTCGCACGCATGTGCGCAGGCCCTGCTGCCGAGCTCGGCGTGACCCTGGCAGTCCTTGCTGAGGCGCCCGACGTCTCCGCAGCGCTCGTCACCCCCTTCGCCCCCGTCGGTGACCACACCGACGTCGCGACGGTCCGCGAGTTCGCCAGCCACTGCGATGTCATCACCTTCGACCACGAGCACGTGCCTGCCGAGGTGATCGATGCGCTCCTCGCGGACGGTGTGGCCGTCCATCCCGGACCGGCAGCGCTCCTGCACGCCCAGGACAAGCTCGTCATGCGTGCGGCCCTCACCGAGGCCGGTGTGCCGTGCCCCCGGTGGGCGGCGGCGAGCAGCGAGCAGGACGTGATCGCCTTCGCCGACGAGCTGGGTTGGCCGGTCGTCGTCAAGACCCCCCGGGGCGGCTACGACGGGAAGGGGGTGCTCCTCGCCGAGCGCATCGACGACGTCCGTGAGTGGCTGGCTGCGGCCGCCGAGCGTGGCGAGCAGCTGCTGCTCGAGCAGCGTGTCCCCTTCGTCCGGGAGCTGTCGGTCCTGCTGGCCCGCAGCCCCTCCGGCCAGGCCGCGGCCTGGCCCGTCGTCGAGACGGTGCAGACCGACGGGGTCTGCACCGAGGTCATCGCGCCGGCCCCGGGGCTGGACGCGCAGGCCGCATCGGCAGCGACCGTCATCGGTCTCGACATCGCTGCCGCCCTCGAGGTCACCGGCGTCATGGCCGTGGAGCTCTTCGAGCTCGAGGACGGGTCGGTCGTCGTCAACGAGCTGGCGATGCGACCGCACAACTCGGGCCACTGGAGCATGGACGGCGCCGTCACCGGGCAGTTCGAGCAGCACCTGCGCGCCGTCCTCGACCTCCCGCTCGGCTCCCCCCGCGCCCGCGAGCCGTGGACCGTCATGGGCAATGTGCTCGGCGGGGAGCCCACGGACCTGTACCCGACCTACCGCCACCTCATGGCCCGCGACCCGGAGCTGAAGGTGCACATGTACGGCAAGAGCGTGCGCCCCGGCCGCAAGATCGGGCACGTCAACGTCAGCGGCAGCGACCTGGACGACCTGCGGGAGCGGGCCCGGCACGCAGCCGACTACATCCAGGGAGTGATCACCGAATGACCGCAGCCACGAGTGTCGACACGACCGCCACGGTCGGTCTCGTCATGGGCAGCGACAGCGACTGGCCCACGATGGAGGCGGCAGCGCTCGTCCTCTCCGACTTCGGCATCGCCTACGAGGCCGACGTCGTCTCCGCGCACCGGATGCCGACCGAGATGATCGCCTACGGGCAGGAGGCCGCCGACCGCGGGCTGCGGGTCATCATCGCGGGCGCCGGGGGAGCGGCCCACCTCCCGGGCATGCTCGCCTCGGTCACGACACTGCCGGTCGTCGGCGTGCCCGTCCCGCTGAAGCACCTGGACGGTATGGACTCGCTGCTGTCGATCGTGCAGATGCCTGCCGGGATCCCCGTCGCCACCATGGCCGTGGGTGGGGCGCGCAACGCCGGGCTGATGGCCGTGCGCATCCTCGCCTCCGGCGAGGGCGATGAGGCGGCGCGCCTGCGCTCCGCGCTCGCGGACTTCGCGACCGACCTGGCCGCGCAGGCTCACGCCAAGGGTGAGCGGCTGCGTCGGCAGGTCGCCGGGGACTGACCCGGCGCTCGGTCAGCGGGAGGCGCCTTCGTTGCGCAGCTGGCGCCACTCGATCTTGGGGCAGGTGTCCATGACGACGAGCAGCCCCGCCTCGCGGGCACGGTCGGCCGCGGCGGGGTCCTCGACGCCCAGCTGCATCCAGATGGCGTCGATCTTGAGGCGGTCCTTGTTGGCGATGACCTCGTCGACGACGGCTCCCACCTCCTTGCTGTTGACGAAGAGGTCGACGACCTTGACGTCACCATCGGGGATGTCGGAGATCGTCGCGTAGCCGGTGTCGCCGTCGACCTCCTCGGCCTCGGGGTGGACCGGGACGATCGCCTTGTGCATCTCGTGCTTGAGCCACCTGGCGACGCGGTGGGCGTCACGCTCGGTGTTGTTGCTCAGCCCGACGACCACCCAGGTGCCGGGGTCGGCGATGAGACGTCGCATCGTCTCCGTGTCGTTCTTGTGCGTGAGGCTCATGTGACCCATCCAACGCTCCCCGAGGACGGGAATCAACGGTCCACGCCATGCTGTTCATGGAATGTCCTCCTCCTTCGGTCATACTGCGCCGAGGAACCACCCGCCACCAAGCTCCGTGAGGATCATGTGACTACCAAGATCGCCGTCGTCGGGACGGGCTACGTGGGCCTGTCCATGGCCGTCCTGCTGGCCCAGCACAACCACGTGGTCGGATTCGACATCGACGCCCGCCGCGTGGAGATGCTCAACTCCGGCCGCAGTCCGATCCACGACGAGCAGATCGTCGACTTCCTGGCCAACCGCGACCTGGACCTGACCTTCACCCTCGACAACGAGCAGGCCTACGCAGACGCCGACTTCGTCGTCATCGCAACCCCGACGGACTACGACCCGGACACCAACTACTTCGACACCTCGTCGGTCGAAGGCGTGGTGCGCGATGTCATGCGGATCAACCCGCAGGCGGTCATGGTCGTCAAGTCCACGATCCCCGTCGGCTTCACCGCCAGCCTGAGCGAGCAGCTGGGCACGGACAATCTGGTCTTCAGCCCCGAGTTCCTGCGCGAGGGCCAGGCGCTGCACGACAGCCTGCACCCCAGCCGGATCGTCGTCGGCGAGGTCAGCGACCGCGGCCAGCAGTTCGCCGACCTGCTCCTGGGCGCCGCCGAGGACAGCGACACCGCCGTGCTGCTGACCCACTCCACCGAGGCCGAGGCGATCAAGCTCTTCGCCAACACCTTCCTGGCCATGCGGGTGGCGTACTTCAACGAGCTGGACACCTTCGCCGCGCGACTGGGCCTGGACACCCGCCAGATCATCGACGGAGTCGGCCTGGACCCGCGCATCGGCACCCACTACAACAACCCGTCCTTCGGGTACGGCGGCTACTGCCTGCCCAAGGACACCAAGCAGCTGCTGGCCAACTACGAGGACGTCCCGCAGAACCTCATGCAGGCCATCGTCGACTCCAACCGCACCCGCAAGGACTTCGTCGCCGAGGACATCCTGCGCCGCGAGCCCAAGGTCGTGGGCGTGCACCGGCTGATCATGAAGGCCGGGTCCGACAACTTCCGCGCCTCCTCCATCCAGGGGATCATGAAGCGCCTGAAGGGCAAGGGCATCGAGGTCATCATCTTCGAGCCGGCCATGGAGGAGGAGACCTTCTTCGGCTCCCGCGTCGTCCGCGACGCTGAGGCCTTCAAGCGCGAGGCCGACGTCATCATCGCCAACCGCCGCACCACCGACCTCGCAGACGTCGCCGACAAGGTCTACACCCGCGACCTCTTCGGCACCGACTCCTGACCCGAGCCTGCGCCGGACGTCCGGGACCGGGTCGGCGAGGCACGGGTAGCATCAGGCTCCGTGAGCGCGAACCCAGACTTTGACCTGTTCCGGACCAACGAGGACCACGAGGCCATCCGCGAGGCGGTGAGGGCGGTCGCCGAGGCGAAGATCAAGCCCTTCGCCGCGGAGGTCGACGAGGAGTCCCGCTACCCGACCGAGGCCAACCAGGCGCTCATCGCGAGCGACTTCCACGCGGCCCACGTCGCCGAGGAGCACGGCGGCGTCGGTGCCGATGCGCTCGCCGTCTGCATCATCATCGAAGAGGTCGCCCGGGTGTGCGCCTCCTCGTCCCTCATCCCGGCCGTCAACAAGCTCGGCTCGATGCCCGTCATCCTCGGCGGGTCCGACGAGATCAACGCCCGGTACATGCCGCGCCTGGCCAAGGGCGAGGGCTTCAGCTACGGGCTGTCCGAGCGCGAGGCCGGGTCCGACACCGCCGGCATGAAGTGCAAGGCCACCAAGGACGGCGACGACTGGATCCTGGGCGGCCAGAAGGCGTGGATCACCAACGCCGGCGAGTCCGAGCTCTACACCGTGCTCGCCGTCACCGACCCCGACGGCGCCCGCGGCAACAACATCTCCGCCTTCGTCGTCGAGAAGTCCGACGAGGGCTTCGGCTTCTCGGAGAAGGAGCGCAAGCTCGGCATCAAGGGATCGCCCACCCGCGAGCTGCACTTCGACAACTGCCGCATCCCCGGCGACCGCATCGTCGGCGCCGAGGGCGAGGGGCTGAAGATCGCCCTGCGCACCCTCGACCACACCCGCGTCACCATCGGCGCCCAGGCCGTCGGCATCGCCCAGGGCGCCCTCGACGAGGCCCTGGCGTACGTCAAGGAGCGCAAGCAGTTCGGCAAGAACATCGCCGAGTTCCAGGGCATCCAGTTCATGCTCGCCGACATGGCGATGGAGCTCGAGGCCGCCCGCCAGATGGTCTACGTCGCCGCCGCCAAGTCCGAGCGCCACGACGCAGACCTGTCCTTCTTCGGCGCCGCCGCCAAATGCTTCGCCTCCGATGTCGCGATGAAGGTCACCACCGACGCCGTCCAGCTGCTCGGCGGCGCCGGCTACACCCGCGACTTCCCGCTCGAGCGGATGATGCGCGACGCCAAGATCACCCAGATCTACGAAGGCACCAACCAGGTGCAGCGGATCGTCATGGCACGTCAGCTCCTCAAGGGCCTGCCGACCGCTCGCTGAGCCCTCTCCCTTCGCCGCCCCGATCGGTTCGTCGCCCCGATCGGGTACGCCGCCTCGATCGGGTACGCCGCCTCGAGGATGGGGTGGCGCACTGAAAAGTCCGGACCGCTCTACGCATACGTCACGTTGCGTAGACGGTCCGGACTTTTCTTGATGCGCGCCACTCCACACTCGAGGCGGCTTCCCCCCTTGGGCCCGTCGTCGTTGTGCACACCCGGTCCCCCCGAGAGGGTGGGCCGGGCGCGCACAACGACGCCAGGCAGCGACGAGGTCACTGAGGGCGTGGGTGGAGGTCGGGGCGGCCCGACTCATGACGCAGGCCGTTCACGGCCGGAGTCTTGGGGCCGTCCGAGCCTCCATCCGCACCCGGACGTGCGCGTCGGTCAGCTGTCGTAGGTGTAGAAGCCGCGGCCGGACTTGCGGCCCATCAGGCCGGCGTCGACCATGCGCTGCAGGAGCGGCGGGGGAGCGTAGAGCGGCTCCTTGAACTCCTCGTAGAGGGACTGGGCGACGGCCATCGTGGTGTCGAGGCCGATGAGGTCGGCGAGGGCGAGGGGGCCCTGCGGGTGCGCGGCGCCCAGGACGAAGCCCTGGTCGATGTCCTCGGCCGTCGCGAAGCCCGACTCGTACATGCGGATCGCGCTGAGGATGAAGGGGATCAGCAGGCTGTTGACGACGAAGCCGGCCCGGTCCTGGCAGGTGATCGCGTGCTTGCCGAGCTCACCGTCGACATAGGTGCGGGCCCGCTCGACGGTGTCGTCCGCCGTCATCAGCGAGGGGACCAGCTCGACGAGCTTGAGGACCGGCACCGGGTTGAAGAAGTGCACGCCCAGCACGTTGGAGGGCCGCTTGGTGACTGTCGCGAGCTTCATGATCGGGATGGAGCTGGTGTTGGAGGCGAGGATCGCGTCGGGTGACGTGACGATCTCGTCGAGCTGCTTGAAGAGCTCGACCTTGGCCCCCTCGTCCTCGACGATCGCCTCGACGACCATGTCGCGGTCGGCGAGGTCACCGAGCTCGGTGACGACGCGGATGCGCCCGAGTACCTCGTCGGCACTGTCGAGGCGGCCGCGCTCCTCCGCGCGGCGCAGCGACTTCTCCAACCGGCCGCGTCCCGCGTCGGCGCGCTCCTGGCTCGACTCGACGACGATGACGTCGGAGCCGGCCCGGGCGCACACCTCGGCGATGCCGGCACCCATGAGGCCGCATCCCACGACCCCGATCTTCTGCAGCGTGTTGTCCATGGACTGCACGATATGTCGATGTGACGCGACGCACAGCACCGGGTCTGGGGCATAGCCTGAGGACCGACCGCCGAACATCGATGAAGGGGGCCACGCATGCGGGTCGCGCTCATGGCCACGTGCATCGGGGACACGATGTTCCCCGATGTCGCCAAGGCCACTGTCACCGTGCTCGAGCGGCTGGGGGTGGACGTCGACTTCCCTGCGGCACAGACCTGCTGCGGCCAACCGATGATCAACACCGGCTACTTCGACGAGGCCGAGCCCGTGGTGCGGGCCTACCACCGGGCCTTCGCGGACCACGACGCCGTGGTGCTCCCTTCGGGCTCCTGCGCAGGCTCGGTGCGCCACCAGCACGAGATCGTCGCCCGGCGCTCCGGCGACGCCGGCCTGGTGGCCACCGTCGAGCGCCAGGCCCCCCGCGCCTACGAGCTCAGCGAGTTCCTCGTGGACGTCCTCGGGGTGACCGACGTGGGCGCGAGCTTCCCCCACACCGTCGCCTACCACCCGACCTGCCACTCGCTGCGCATGCTCGGGGTCGGCGACCGGCCCCGCCGCCTGCTCGAGGCGGTCCGCGGGCTCGAGCTCGTCGACCTCCCGGGGGAGCGGGAGTGCTGCGGCTTCGGTGGGACCTTCGCACTCAAGAACGCCGAGGTGTCCAGCGCCATGGGCCAGGACAAGGCCGCCGGCGTCGTCCACTCCGGGGCCGAGGTGCTCGTGGCCGGCGACTCGTCATGCCTCATGCAGATCGGCGGGGTCCTCTCCCGCCAGCGAGCCGGGGTGCGCACCATGCACCTGGCGGAGGTCCTCGCGGCGCAGGAGGAGACGGCATGAGCACCGACGCACCGACCTTCCTCGGGATGCCGCCCTTCCCCGAGGCGGCCCACGAGGCGCTGGGCAACGAGCAGCTGCGCCGCAACCTGCACCGGGCGACGAGCACGATCCGGGACAAGCGGGCCCACGTCATCGACGAGCTCGACGACTGGGAGGGGCTGCGGACCCGGGCGGCTCTCATCAAGGACACGGCGCTGCACGACCTCGACCGGTACCTCGTCGAGCTCGAGGAGCAGCTGGTCGCACGCGGCGTCACGGTCCACTGGGCCCGCACCGCCGAGGAGGCGTGCGACATCGTCGGTGACATCGCGCAGTCGCACGACGTCAGCGAGGTGGTCAAGGTCAAGTCCATGGCCACCCAGGAGATCGAGCTCAACGAGGCGCTCGAGGCGCGGGGCATCTCCGCCTGGGAGACCGATCTCGCGGAGCTCATCGTCCAGCTCGGGCACGACCTGCCGAGCCACATCCTCGTGCCGGCCATCCACCGCAACCGCACCGAGATCCGCGACATCTTCCGTTCCGAGATGGGGCAGGTGGGCCGCGCCGCGCCCGAGGACCTCACCGACGACCCGGCGGAGCTCGCCGAGGCGAGCCGGCTGCACCTGCGCGAGAAGTTCCTGCGGGCCCGCATGGCGGTGTCCGGGGCCAACTTCGCGGTCGCCGAGACCGGGACCCTCGTCGTCGTCGAGTCCGAGGGCAACGGCCGGATGTGCCTGACCCTGCCCGAGGTCCTCGTCAGCGTCGTGGGGATCGAGAAGATCGTGCCGACGTGGGACGACCTCGACGTCTTCCTCCAGCTGCTCCCTCGCTCGAGCACCGGCGAGAGGATGAACCCCTACACCTCGACGTGGTCCGGGGTCACCGAGGGCGACGGCCCGCAGGAGTGCCACGTCGTGCTGCTCGACAACGGCCGCACCCGCGCGCTCGCCGACGAGGTCGGCCGGCAGGCCCTGCGGTGCATCCGCTGCTCGGCCTGCCTCAACATCTGCCCCGTCTACGAGCGCACCGGGGGGCACGCCTACGGCTCGGTCTACCCCGGACCGATCGGGGCCATCCTCAACCCCCTGCTGAAGGGGGTGGGGCACGACGAGCAGGTCGACTCCCTCCCCTTCGCCTCCAGCCTGTGCGGGGCCTGCTACGAGGTCTGCCCGGTCAAGATCGACATCCCGACCGTCCTGGTCGACCTGCGTGCGCAGGTCGTCGACGCCCACCGTGAGGACCGGCGCCCGCACGCGGAGCCGGCCGTGATGCGGGCCAGCGCGTGGGCCCTGAGCTCCTCGCGTCGGATGGCCCTGGGGCAACGGGCGAGCGGGCTCGCCGGAGCGGTCCTGGGGCGGGTCAGCCGCCGGACCAACTCGTCCGGACGACAGGTCCTGGGCTGGCTCCCTTCGCCCGGCTCCGCGTGGACCCGCACCCGGGACCTGCCGGTCCCACCCACAGAATCCTTCCGACGCTGGTGGAAGAGGACCCGATGAGCGCGCGCGACGAGATCCTGGCCGCGGTCCGCGAGGCCGTCCGGGACGCCCCCCGTGGCCAGCCACCCGCCCCGCAGCCCACGGTGCCTCCCGTCGACCGGGCGGCGATGCTCGAGCGCTTCGCCGAGCTCGTCGCGGACTACCGGGCCACCGTCGTCAGGTGCGAGTCCTCGCAGGTGTCCGTTCACGTCCTGAAGGCACTGCGTGACGCGCAGCGGGTGATCCTGCCCGAGGGGCTGCCCGAGGCCGTCGTCGAGGCCGTCGTCGGGCGGTTGGCCGAGGACGCCGTCGCACGGGACGCGGCCGACCACGGCGAGCTCGAGGGCTTCGACGCGGTCGTCACCACGTGTGCGGCCGGGATCGCCGCCACGGGGACCGTCGTCCTCGACCACGGTGAGGGCCAGGGCCGCCGGGCCCTGACCCTCCTGCCGGACCTGCACGTGTGCATCGTGCGCTCCGGGCAGGTGGTCCCCGACGTGCCCGACGCCGTCCGGCGGCTGGACCCCCAGCGGCCCCAGACGTGGATCAGCGGACCGAGCGCCACGAGCGACATCGAGCTCAGCCGCGTCGAAGGCGTGCACGGCCCCCGGACGCTCGTCGTGCTGCTCGTCGGTGACTGATCAGGAGTCGCTGGGCTGCACCACGACCGGACGGTCCTCGCGCAGGTCGTCGAAGAGCTGCTTGGACTTCGCCTCGTCCCACTGGACCGCGGTGCCGGCGGGAGTCGGCAGCGCGTTGTTGGAGACCGGGACCGTCACGGAGTACCCGTCGCCCTTGGCGATCGAGCGGAAGGCCCAGAAGGCCCGCGCGGTGCCGAAGAGCGAGTCGTCCTCACCCACGGTGAGTGCTCCGGCGCTCTTGGTGCCGATGGAGTGCACCTTCCAGGGCTGGAGGACGGTGCTCGGCGTGGCGATCTTGCCCATGAGGGCACCGAGGAACTGGCGCTGGCGCTTGGCCCGACCCAGGTCGCCCTCCGGGTCGGAGTAGCGGGCACGCACGTAGCCGAGGGCGTTCTTGCCGTCGAGGACCTGGCAGCCCTTCTTGAGGTTGATGTGCGCCTTCTCGTCGTTCATGTCGTTCTTGACGCAGATGTTGACCCCGTCGACGGAATCGACGACATTCGCGAAGCCGCCGAAGCCGATCTCCATGTAGCCGTCGATCTTGAGGCCGGTGCTCTGCTCGATCGTCTGACCCAGCAGCTTGGGCCCGCCGATGCTGAAGGCCGCGTTGATCTTGTTCATCCCCTGGCCGGGGATCTCCACGTAGGAGTCGCGAGGGATCGACATGAGCGTCGACTTGCCGCTGCCGGTGTGCAGCACGAGGATCGAGTCGGTGCGTGCGCCTCCGGTGTCGGAGCCGGTACCCAGCCGCTTGCGGTCCTCGGCCGACAGACCGGCGCGCGAGTCGCTGCCCACGAGCAGCACGTTGCGGCCCTGCCCGCCCTGCGGACGATCGCCATCGGGGGTGGCATCGACCTTGGCGACCTCGTTCCACGCGGAGTTGACCGCCCAGACCATGCTGCCGCCCCAGAGGAGCGCGAGGACCAGCACGACGGTGAGGAAGGTGCGCATCGGTCGGCGACGACGGCCGGAGGGGCCGCCCGCGTCACGAGGGCGGTCGGCGGGACGTCGTGGTCCCGACCCTCCGGGTGGAGGGGTGCGGCGCTGCGGCCGCTCCGGCCGGTCAGCGGTCGGGCGCGAAGGGGGAGTGCCGGCCGGCATGACCCGCGTGCGGGGCTCCTCGGTGGGCCGGCGACCAGAGGACGAGCGAGGGGCCTGACCCTGGCGAGGGGTCTGACCCTGGCGAGGGGCCTGGTCCTGGGGGCGGGCCTGGTCCGGGGGGGGGGGGCGCTGCGCCCGGGGGCGCGGGGCCTGCTCGGCGGGGTCGGGACGACGAGGGCGCTGGCGCTTGCCGGTGGGGATCGCGCGGGCGTCGTCGCCGCTGCGCGGACCCTTGCGGACGTCGAAGGTCATCGCGTCGTCGTCGGGACGACGGGGTCTGGGGCGTCGGCCGCTGGGGCGCTCGCCGGCGGGCCGGCCGGGACGGGGGGGACGATCAGGCATGTCAAGGAGGATAGGAGCAAAGGCTGGCACCCCGCCGTACGAGAGCGGCGAGTCCCCGAGGAAGCGACGATGACCTTGTCCATACTGAGGGCGTGCCTCCCCGTGTCAGCGTGATCATGCCCGTCCTCAACGAGTCCCGGCACCTCGCCGACTCGGTGGCGATGGTGCTCGACCAGGACTGGCCCGGCGAGCTGGAGCTCGTGCTGGCCCTCGGCCCCTCGAGCGACGCGACCGACGAGATCGCGGCCCGGCTGAGCGCCGCCGACCCTCGCGTGCGGACGGTCCCCAACCCCTCGGGGCGCACCCCCGAAGGCCTCAACGCCGCGATCGCTGCATCGACCGGCGAGATCG
The genomic region above belongs to Janibacter limosus and contains:
- a CDS encoding LutB/LldF family L-lactate oxidation iron-sulfur protein; translation: MSTDAPTFLGMPPFPEAAHEALGNEQLRRNLHRATSTIRDKRAHVIDELDDWEGLRTRAALIKDTALHDLDRYLVELEEQLVARGVTVHWARTAEEACDIVGDIAQSHDVSEVVKVKSMATQEIELNEALEARGISAWETDLAELIVQLGHDLPSHILVPAIHRNRTEIRDIFRSEMGQVGRAAPEDLTDDPAELAEASRLHLREKFLRARMAVSGANFAVAETGTLVVVESEGNGRMCLTLPEVLVSVVGIEKIVPTWDDLDVFLQLLPRSSTGERMNPYTSTWSGVTEGDGPQECHVVLLDNGRTRALADEVGRQALRCIRCSACLNICPVYERTGGHAYGSVYPGPIGAILNPLLKGVGHDEQVDSLPFASSLCGACYEVCPVKIDIPTVLVDLRAQVVDAHREDRRPHAEPAVMRASAWALSSSRRMALGQRASGLAGAVLGRVSRRTNSSGRQVLGWLPSPGSAWTRTRDLPVPPTESFRRWWKRTR
- a CDS encoding LutC/YkgG family protein, with product MSARDEILAAVREAVRDAPRGQPPAPQPTVPPVDRAAMLERFAELVADYRATVVRCESSQVSVHVLKALRDAQRVILPEGLPEAVVEAVVGRLAEDAVARDAADHGELEGFDAVVTTCAAGIAATGTVVLDHGEGQGRRALTLLPDLHVCIVRSGQVVPDVPDAVRRLDPQRPQTWISGPSATSDIELSRVEGVHGPRTLVVLLVGD
- a CDS encoding LCP family protein produces the protein MPDRPPRPGRPAGERPSGRRPRPRRPDDDAMTFDVRKGPRSGDDARAIPTGKRQRPRRPDPAEQAPRPRAQRPPPPDQARPQDQAPRQGQTPRQGQAPRSSSGRRPTEEPRTRVMPAGTPPSRPTADRPERPQRRTPPPGGSGPRRPADRPRDAGGPSGRRRRPMRTFLTVVLVLALLWGGSMVWAVNSAWNEVAKVDATPDGDRPQGGQGRNVLLVGSDSRAGLSAEDRKRLGTGSDTGGARTDSILVLHTGSGKSTLMSIPRDSYVEIPGQGMNKINAAFSIGGPKLLGQTIEQSTGLKIDGYMEIGFGGFANVVDSVDGVNICVKNDMNDEKAHINLKKGCQVLDGKNALGYVRARYSDPEGDLGRAKRQRQFLGALMGKIATPSTVLQPWKVHSIGTKSAGALTVGEDDSLFGTARAFWAFRSIAKGDGYSVTVPVSNNALPTPAGTAVQWDEAKSKQLFDDLREDRPVVVQPSDS